The genomic interval CCTTCTCGTGTTCCCATTTTAATTGGGCTTGTTTTTCACGATCCGTAAATTTTAATAGAACCAATTCAGCTTTGTCAATTGCAGCAATCATTTTTCGTTTCACTTCTCTTTTGACTTGTTTTTTTTGTAAATGAAGTGCAACGAATGTTGTTACAACCGGCACTACCAAAATAAAAAACAACAATATGCCAAAAAATGGACGTTTCAAATGATTCGTTTTTATTTACTAAACTTGAGCGATAATGGTTCCTATTAAATTGACAATTTTACAAAACTGGCACAAGATATTGAATTTTGCAGGTATCCATATGCTCTAAATATAACTTGAAAAGATTTTTAAAAATTCAAATCGGAACCTTGCAGTTTCCGCTGACCTATAAGTCATGGCTATCCTTGCCCAAATAAAGGGTCGGTAAGGCCTTTATTGCATGTTGAAATGTACATGGTATCTCCTTCATTCAGTTCATTCCATGGATCGTTGGAATCGATTAATACAAACCTAAATATTTGTTTTTCAGCTAAGCTCGCTTGGACCTTAGGAATCTGTCATTTTTAGCTGTACATAAATATAATTATAAAAATCCGAGGTTCAGCTATAACGCACTGCCCAATTGCATTCATTCGCTATAATGTGCATCTGAATGCACTTGTTGCAGTAGACGAAATCCAATTCTTTCAAGTTTTCTTTTTGCTTATTTGTCTTAATTAGGTGACAATTTTAAGTTTATCTGGAAGCATTCCATGTTTCAAATTATACAACATGAACAGATTATAGGTAGAAATATTTCCATACTTAATTTGAAAAAAGTATTGCAATTTAGACTATCCTACTAAAATAAAATTCAATAAATTTTAGGCAATTGTAACTTTTCGATCTAAATAAACATCTTGAATGGCATTTAATATTTCCATGCCTTCTTTCATTGTTTTTTGGAATGCTTTTCTGCCAGATATTAAACCCATTCCCCCTGCGCGTTTATTAATAACGGCTGTGGTAACTGCTTCATTTAAATCTGTTGCTCCTTTGGATTCACCACCGCTGTTGATAAGGCCAACCCGACCCATATAACAATTTGCAAGCTGGTAGCGGCATAGATCGATTGGATGATCTGAACTTAATTCACTGTACATTTTCGGATTTAATTTTCCATAACTAGAACCGCCCATGTTCAATGCAGAATATCCTCCATTATTAGTTGGAAGTTTCTGTTTAATAATATCTGCCTGTAATGTTACGCCTAAATGATTTGCCTGACCTGTTAAATCGGCTGCATTGTGATAATCAACGCCCTCTTTTTTAAACGCCGCATTCCGAAGATAACACCACAATACAGTGATCATACCTAATTGATGTGCGTGCTCAAATATTTCTGCTATTTCTACTATCTGTCTTGTACTTTCATCAGATCCAAAATAAATAGTAGCTCCAACCCCTACAGCTCCCATGTTCCATGCATCTTCTACCGTGCCAAATAAAATCTGATCTGCTTTATTTGGATAGGACAATAATTCATTATGATTTACTTTAACAATATACGGAATTTTATGAGCATATTTTCTGGAGGTGGATGCTAAGACTCCGAAGGTAGATGCAACTGCATTACAACCACCTTCGATTGCAAGCTTAATAATATTTTCCGGATCAAAATACATCGGATTTGGAGCAAAGGAAGCGCCTGCACTATGCTCGATCCCCTGGTCTACAGGTAAAATAGAAATATATCCTGTACCTCTTAATCTACCATGATCTAAAATGGATTGAAAACTTCTTAAACTTTGATTGCTTCTATTGCTTATAGCCCATGTTTTATCAATAATATTTTTATCTGGAAGGTGAAGTTTTGATTTATCAA from Saprospiraceae bacterium carries:
- a CDS encoding class I fructose-bisphosphate aldolase; the encoded protein is MAKLSTAQILGDKASYYLEHHCKTIDKSKLHLPDKNIIDKTWAISNRSNQSLRSFQSILDHGRLRGTGYISILPVDQGIEHSAGASFAPNPMYFDPENIIKLAIEGGCNAVASTFGVLASTSRKYAHKIPYIVKVNHNELLSYPNKADQILFGTVEDAWNMGAVGVGATIYFGSDESTRQIVEIAEIFEHAHQLGMITVLWCYLRNAAFKKEGVDYHNAADLTGQANHLGVTLQADIIKQKLPTNNGGYSALNMGGSSYGKLNPKMYSELSSDHPIDLCRYQLANCYMGRVGLINSGGESKGATDLNEAVTTAVINKRAGGMGLISGRKAFQKTMKEGMEILNAIQDVYLDRKVTIA